The bacterium sequence CGAATTTATATTGTTTTGTATTTTTTATTTTAGTACTTCGTACACTCTTCCCGCAATGTTGATCGATGGAGTTATTGTAGGTTTACCAACTTCCCAATCCGCAGGACACACTTGACCAGGATTCTTGCGTACATAGTCAAAGGCTTTAAGTTTTCTTAATAGCTCTTTACCTCTTCTCCCAACGGAGAAATCGTTAATTTCAGCTGCACGTAATACGCCATCCGGATCAATTATAAAGGTTCCACGTCTTGCTAGACCACTTGTTTCGTCTAAAACCCCGAAAATAGAGGAAATTTTATGGTTAGCATCACCGGCTAAGGGGTATTCAAGATCGGCCAAGAGTTGCTCGCTCTCACAGAATACCTTATGGGAGTATACGGTATCCGTAGAGATAGC is a genomic window containing:
- a CDS encoding redoxin domain-containing protein, producing the protein MQEVKVGVPINNLELELYYPKKGEVKKVKTSDFQGKWLVLVFYPADFTFVCPTELKDLNDHSREIKKLGELIAISTDTVYSHKVFCESEQLLADLEYPLAGDANHKISSIFGVLDETSGLARRGTFIIDPDGVLRAAEINDFSVGRRGKELLRKLKAFDYVRKNPGQVCPADWEVGKPTITPSINIAGRVYEVLK